The following are from one region of the Fundidesulfovibrio soli genome:
- the ftsZ gene encoding cell division protein FtsZ, translated as MDIYDIDFESNARIKVVGVGGGGGNAVNNMICSALRGVTFITANTDIQALNKSKAEFKIQLGDKLTKGLGAGANPDCGRDAALESIDQIRKTICDADMVFVTAGMGGGTGTGAAPVIAQAAKEAGALTVGVVTKPFFFEGKKRMAAAERGIALLREQVDSIITIPNDRLLTMASKKAAFIEMLKKADEILYYAVKGISDLIMVPGLINLDFADVKAVMSEMGLAMMGFGVARGENRAKEAALKAITSPLLEDVTIDGAKGVLMNITCSPDLTIEEVDEAASAITEAVHEDAKVFFGTVFDENAGDEIRITVIATGIESAAEMSRTHASKVSVHPAVAGAVTQHAEPAPQPRAAQPVHQPVHQAGQQPVHQAAHQPYAGHDELRPRRDLPPQQQAASRTERALAAHSDLTIPAYLRKGRKGPDSAGIAQYRNHSPGSEDFVFDEDEFEVPAFIRMQAD; from the coding sequence ATGGACATTTACGACATCGATTTCGAATCCAACGCACGCATCAAAGTGGTCGGGGTAGGCGGTGGCGGCGGCAACGCCGTGAACAACATGATCTGTTCGGCCCTGCGCGGCGTGACGTTCATCACCGCCAACACGGACATCCAGGCGCTCAACAAGTCCAAGGCCGAGTTCAAGATCCAGCTTGGCGACAAGCTGACCAAGGGCCTGGGCGCGGGCGCCAACCCGGACTGCGGCCGCGACGCCGCGCTTGAATCCATCGACCAGATCCGCAAGACCATCTGCGACGCGGACATGGTCTTCGTCACCGCCGGCATGGGCGGCGGCACCGGCACGGGCGCGGCCCCGGTCATCGCCCAGGCCGCCAAGGAAGCGGGCGCCCTCACCGTGGGCGTGGTCACCAAGCCGTTCTTCTTCGAAGGCAAGAAGCGCATGGCCGCCGCCGAGCGCGGCATCGCGCTGCTGCGCGAGCAGGTGGACTCCATCATCACCATCCCCAACGACCGCCTGCTGACCATGGCCTCCAAGAAGGCCGCCTTCATCGAGATGCTCAAGAAGGCCGACGAGATCCTCTACTACGCGGTGAAGGGCATCTCGGACCTGATCATGGTCCCCGGCCTGATCAACCTGGACTTCGCCGACGTGAAGGCCGTGATGAGCGAGATGGGCCTGGCCATGATGGGCTTCGGCGTCGCCCGCGGCGAGAACCGCGCCAAGGAAGCCGCCCTGAAGGCCATCACCAGCCCCCTGCTGGAGGACGTGACCATCGACGGCGCCAAGGGCGTGCTCATGAACATCACCTGCTCGCCCGACCTGACCATCGAGGAAGTGGACGAGGCCGCCTCCGCCATCACCGAGGCCGTGCATGAGGACGCCAAGGTCTTCTTCGGCACCGTGTTCGACGAGAACGCCGGGGACGAGATCCGCATCACCGTGATCGCAACGGGCATCGAGAGCGCCGCCGAGATGAGCCGCACCCATGCCTCCAAGGTCAGCGTGCACCCGGCCGTGGCCGGTGCGGTGACCCAGCACGCGGAGCCCGCGCCCCAGCCCAGGGCCGCCCAGCCCGTTCACCAGCCCGTGCATCAGGCCGGGCAGCAGCCTGTTCACCAGGCCGCGCACCAGCCGTACGCCGGGCACGACGAGCTGCGCCCCCGCCGCGACCTGCCCCCGCAGCAGCAGGCCGCCAGCCGCACCGAGCGCGCCCTGGCCGCCCACAGCGACCTGACCATCCCGGCCTACCTGCGCAAGGGGCGCAAGGGACCTGATTCGGCGGGCATCGCCCAGTACAGGAACCACTCGCCCGG